The Taeniopygia guttata chromosome 6, bTaeGut7.mat, whole genome shotgun sequence genome contains a region encoding:
- the LGI1 gene encoding leucine-rich glioma-inactivated protein 1 isoform X2, whose translation MGLPHLEYLFIENNNIKSISRNTFRGLKSLIHLSLANNNLQSLPKDIFKGLDSLTNVDLRGNAFNCDCKLKWLVEWLGSTNATVEDIYCESPPEYKKRKINSLSPKEFDCIITEFEVYQSLPYQSLSVDTFSYMNDEHVVIAQPFTGKCIFLEWDHVEVMFRNYDNITGTSTVVCKPIVIESQLYVIVAQLFGGSHIYKRDIFANKFIKIQDIEILKIRKPNDIETFRIAEDWYFVVADSSKAGFTTVYKWNGNGFYSHQSLHAWYRDTDVEYLEISGKPHLILSSSSQRPVIYQWNKGTNEFVKRFDIQDMEDAYAVKHFKVKEDVYICLTRFIGDSKVMKWGGSAFLDLQRMPSRGSMVFQPLQINNYQYAILGSDYSFTQVYYWDAEKAKFVKFQELNVQAPRSFIHVSIDKRDFLFASSFKGTTLIYKHVIVDLSA comes from the exons ATGGGCCTTCCTCATCTAGAATATTT GTTCATAGAGAACAACAACATTAAGTCCATTTCAAGAAATACTTTTAGAGGACTGAAATCTCTAATTCACCT GAGTCTTGCAAATAATAATCTGCAGTCACTTCCAAAAGACATATTTAAAGGCTTGGATTCTTTAACAAATGT AGATCTTAGAGGCAATGCATTTAATTGTGACTGCAAACTGAAGTGGTTAGTGGAGTGGCTGGGCAGCACCAATGCAACTGTTGAAGACATTTACTGTGAAAGCCCACCAGAATATAAGAAGCGCAAAATCAATAGCCTCTCTCCAAAAGAGTTTGATTGCATTATTACAG AATTCGAAGTTTATCAGTCCCTGCCATACCAATCTCTGTCAGTAGATACCTTCTCATATATGAATGATGAACATGTGGTTATTGCTCAGCCTTTTACTGGAAAATGCATCTTTCTTGAATGGGACCATGTGGAAGTGATGTTCAGGAATTATGACAACATTACAG gTACTTCAACTGTTGTGTGTAAACCTATAGTTATTGAGAGTCAGCTGTATGTCATTGTCGCACAGCTGTTTGGAGGCTCCCACATATATAAAAGAGATATTTTTGCTAATAAGTTTATAAAAATTCAAGATATTGAAATCCTTAAAATCCGAAAACCCAATGACATTGAAACTTTCAGGATTGCTGAAGACTGGTATTTTGTTGTTGCAGACAGTTCAAAGGCTGGTTTCACCACGGTTTACAAGTGGAATGGGAATGGATTTTATTCCCATCAGTCTCTGCATGCCTGGTACAGAGATACTGATGTGGAGTATCTTGAAATATCTGGCAAACCACATTTAATTCTGTCAAGTAGTTCACAAAGACCTGTAATATATCAATGGAACAAAGGAACAAATGAATTTGTTAAACGGTTTGATATTCAAGATATGGAAGATGCATATGCAGTGAAGCATTTCAAGGTGAAAGAGGATGTATACATTTGCTTAACAAGATTTATTGGGGACTCTAAAGTAATGAAATGGGGTGGTTCAGCATTTCTGGATTTACAAAGGATGCCATCCCGAGGGTCAATGGTATTCCAACCACTTCAGATAAATAATTATCAATATGCCATTCTTGGAAGTGATTATTCTTTCACTCAAGTCTATTATTGGGATGCGGAAAAGGCAAAATTTGTGAAGTTTCAAGAATTAAACGTGCAGGCACCAAGATCTTTCATACATGTCTCCATCGATAAACGAGATTTTCTCTTTGCTTCAAGTTTTAAGGGAACTACATTGATTTATAAACATGTCATAGTTGACTTAAGCGCATGA